AATAGCAATGGCCTCCGGCAGGATCAACCGGAATGGGTTCCCCGCGTGAACGGGGAGGGTTGGCGGGATTTCTCCTCGTGAAAGGAGGAATCACCAAATTGTGGATTGCACAGATCCTACTGCATTGCATCGCGTCGCATTGCATTGGTTGCGTGGTCCGTGTGGTTCGGGCGACACCGAACAGGTGTCACCGAACCACCAAGGCTAACATCAGATTCCATCGTGTACGGCGGACCGCAGGGGTGGAATCCTCATTTCTTGCGGACCTGAACGTACACCGGACGAAGCCATAAAGGCATCGGTCCGGGTCCGTTGCCGGCCGAAGCCGGCACCCAGGTCCACACTCGAACGGTCCCCGACCGGGGTGTCCCGGGCGGGCTTCCGCGTATTAATCCGAACGGCTGGGTAACATAAAACCCCGTCGAACCGTCCCCGCCTCGTTATGCGGTTTCACACCGTGGCGGGGAGGCGTGCCGCGTCGGGGACGACCCGGACCGACAGAGCGGGCCGAGAGCGGCGGCTGACGGTACTCGGAGTGTGGCGCGGCAGGAGGCCGACACGTCATCCCACGCGTTCGACGTGTGGTCGGGTCGGATGGTGACCGCGCGGTCGGCACTCGCCACGGAACGGATAAACCGGTGTCGGACGCCGTCGGAGCCCCGACGGCGCCGGCGTGAGGACGGAAGGGAGCGGCTGTTCGGCCCCGATTTGCGGCCGGAACGGTGGATCGGACTGACGCGGGCCGCTACGTGTCGATGTGTTCGATCCCTTGTTTGGAGACGTTGCCCCGCGTGACCGTCGACACGTCGTTGTCTTCCATCCAGTCCGGTTTGGTGTCGGGCGCGCTGTCCTCCCACGCCCAGGCGTGGTAGACGTGGACCCGGTCGGTGCCGCGTTCGAGCAGCCGGATCTCGGTCGGGTTCTGCTCGGCCTCCGACTCGGAATCGTAGGACTCGTAGCCCTCCAGCCGCCGGGCGGCTTTCAGTGCGGCCTGCCGCGGCATCTCGCCGGTGAACTGTTTCGTCTTTTCGCCGTCCTCGAGCATTACGAAGTTTCGTTTACCGTCCTCGCGTACCATCGGGTGACACCCTGTGTCAAACCAGCACACAGTTCGGCATAAATATATCGGCAAAATAAGGTGCGGCGTCGGGGTGGCGGCCGTTCCGTTCGGAACAGTGTCGTTGCGCGGGCGCCGACGACATCCATCCCCCGGCCACGACGGCGCCCGAAGGACGCTGCGTGCGCCCGCCTATCGGAGACCCGGTACCACCGGGGGTAACGGAGCGACACATATGTATATCGGGCGCCGAATTGGTCCGTAGACACCGCCGATGGTTCGGAAAAAGAAGCTCTCTCCGAGTGGCGCCAAGGGCGAAGACGGCGAGTACCACAACGTCCACGTCAACCTCCACGAGGACGAACTCGCCGTCGCCGGGATGGACATCGGGGACGAAGTGTTCGTTCGCGTCCGTGACGGCAAGATCATCATCCAGAAGGCCGACACCGACGCGGTCGAACACGACTTCTGAGTCGCGATGACCGACCGATCGGCGAGGGGTCGGGTGATCCGCCCCGCGTACCGCGCCCTCCGGCCGGTGCTGTTCTCCGTCCCTGCCGAGACCGCCCACCGGACGGTCCACGCCGGGCTGCGGGCGGTCCAGCACACCCCGGTCGAGGACCGACTTCGCGACCGGTTCGCGGTCGACGACGGCCGGCTCGCGGTCGACGCCTTCGGGCAGTCCTTTCGGAACCCCGTCGGCGTCGCGGCCGGGTTCGACAAGAACGCCGAACTCCCCGCGGTGCTCGGCGCCCTCGGGTTCGGGCACGTCGAGGTCGGGGGCGTCACCGCCGACCCCCAGCCCGGTAATCCCCGGCCGCGGATGTTCCGGTTGGTCGAGGACCGCGCCCTGGTCAACCGGATGGGGCTGAACAACGAGGGCGCGGCGGCCGTCGGCGACCGGCTCCGGACCGGCCCCGACCCCGGGATCCCCGTCGGCGTCAACGTCGCGCTCTCGGAGACCGCCGACGCCGACGACGCCCCCGCGGACTACCGCGAGACCTACGAGCACGTCGGCGACGCCGCCGACTACGTCGCGGTCAACGTCTCGTGTCCGAACAGCGAAGGGGTCCGTGACCTCCAGAACCGCGACTCCCTTGAGGCGATCCTCGGGGCGCTGGTCGACGCCGGCGCCTCCCCGCTGCTCGTGAAGCTCTCGCCGGACCTCCCGGGGCTGGCGATCGAGGAGGCGCTCGCGGTCGTCGACGACTACGACCTCGACGGCGTGATCGCGGTCAACACCACCACCGACCGCCCGGAGGGGCTGGAGAGCCCCAACCGGGCCGAACGGGGCGGACTCTCCGGCGCGCCCATCGAGGACCGTGCCACCGAGACAGTCCGGTTCGTGGCCGAACGGGTCGACGTCCCCGTGATCGGCGTCGGCGGCGTCTCCGACGCCCCGGGGGCGTACGCGAAGATCCGTGCGGGGGCGAGCCTGGTCCAGTTGTACACCGGGCTGGTCTACGAGGGGCCGACGCTCGCCCGCGACATCAACGAGGGACTCCTGGACCTGCTGGACCGGGACGGCTTCGACAGCGTCGCCGAGGCCATCGGCGCCGATCTGTAGCGGGACGAAGGAAAACGGCGGGTGGCACTACCCCTCGCGGCGGACGATCACGACCGCGTCGCCGGCTTCGATCATCTCGCCGTCGCCGGTGTACTGCCGTTCCTCCTCGATCTCGAACGTCTCCGGATCGAGTTCGGCGCCCGCGGCGTGGAGGTGGCCGTCGACGACCTCGTAGTCGCCGGCCTCGATCGCGGCCTCGATGTCGGGCACCTGGCTCCCGTACTCCGGACCGACCAGCGAGTAGTCCAGGTCGACGCCGGTCACGACCGACTCGATCGCGGGGCGTTCCGCGAGGGAGCGAAGCTCCGCGACGTGCATCACGCCGGAGATGTCGGCCTCGAACCCGGAGATGTCGCCCCACACGTCCACGCGGGCCAGCGGCTCGTTCATCGGGAGCTGGCGGTCGCTCTTGTACTTCCGGAGCGCGCCGACGACCGCCATTGCGGTCTCGCCGGCCGCGAAGT
This genomic stretch from Halobellus ruber harbors:
- a CDS encoding non-histone chromosomal MC1 family protein, with protein sequence MVREDGKRNFVMLEDGEKTKQFTGEMPRQAALKAARRLEGYESYDSESEAEQNPTEIRLLERGTDRVHVYHAWAWEDSAPDTKPDWMEDNDVSTVTRGNVSKQGIEHIDT
- a CDS encoding quinone-dependent dihydroorotate dehydrogenase translates to MTDRSARGRVIRPAYRALRPVLFSVPAETAHRTVHAGLRAVQHTPVEDRLRDRFAVDDGRLAVDAFGQSFRNPVGVAAGFDKNAELPAVLGALGFGHVEVGGVTADPQPGNPRPRMFRLVEDRALVNRMGLNNEGAAAVGDRLRTGPDPGIPVGVNVALSETADADDAPADYRETYEHVGDAADYVAVNVSCPNSEGVRDLQNRDSLEAILGALVDAGASPLLVKLSPDLPGLAIEEALAVVDDYDLDGVIAVNTTTDRPEGLESPNRAERGGLSGAPIEDRATETVRFVAERVDVPVIGVGGVSDAPGAYAKIRAGASLVQLYTGLVYEGPTLARDINEGLLDLLDRDGFDSVAEAIGADL